Genomic window (Saccharomyces cerevisiae S288C chromosome X, complete sequence):
ACTAGAAAGGATATCAAGGATTAACATTCTTATCGGTACACCTGGTCGTATTTTACAACATTTAGATCAAGCCGTAGGTCTAAATACTTCCAATTTGCAGATGCTTGTTCTTGACGAAGCTGATAGATGTTTAGACATGGGGTTTAAAAAAACTCTGGATGCCATCGTAAGCACATTGTCACCATCTAGACAAAcacttttattttcagcGACTCAATCACAATCTGTTGCAGACTTGGCTAGGCTTTCCTTGACAGATTATAAAACCGTTGGTACACATGATGTGATGGATGGGTCGGTTAACAAAGAAGCATCTACTCCAGAAACTTTGCAACAATTCTACATTGAAGTTCCTTTGGCAGATAAATTGGATATCCTTTTCAGTTTTATAAAATCACATTTAAAATGCAAAATGATCGTTTTCTTATCAAGTTCCAAACAAGTGCATTTTGTCTATGAGACATTTAGGAAGATGCAGCCTGGTATTTCTTTAATGCATTTACACGGTAGACAGAAACAACGTGCTAGGACAGAAACTTTGGACAAATTCAATCGTGCTCAACAGGTGTGTCTTTTTGCTACCGATGTCGTTGCTAGAGGTATTGACTTTCCTGCAGTCGATTGGGTTGTTCAAGTGGATTGTCCAGAGGACGTTGATACATATATCCACAGAGTCGGTAGATGTGCTCGTTACGGTAAAAAGGGTAAATCTTTAATCATGTTGACTCCACAAGAGCAGGAAGCGTTCCTAAAAAGACTTAACGCTAGAAAGATCGAACCAGGCAAACTTAATATAAAACAgtcaaaaaagaaatccaTTAAACCACAATTGCAgtcattattattcaagGATCCAGAACTAAAATATCTAGGACAAAAGGCTTTTATATCGTACGTGAGATCTATATATGTGCAAAAGGACAAAcaagttttcaaattcgATGAGTTACCAACAGAAGAATTCGCTTATTCTCTTGGTTTACCAGGGGCCccaaaaatcaaaatgaaGGGTATGAAGACCATTGAGCAGGccaaagaaagaaagaatgcTCCAAGACAGCTAGCTTTCTTATCAAAAGCAAATGAAGATGGTGAAGTAATTGAAGATAAGTCGAAACAACCAAGAACAAAATATGATAAAATGTTTGAACGTAAAAATCAAACCATCTTAAGTGAACACTATTTGAATATAACGAAGGCTCAAGCACAAGAAGACGAGGATGACGATTTCATTTCTGTCAAGCGTAAAGATCATGAAATAAATGAAGCTGAGTTACCAGCTCTAACTCTTCCAACTTCAAGGCGAGCACAGAAGAAAGCGCTTTCAAAGAAGGCATCTCTGGCCTCCAAGGGTAACGCTAGCAAATTAatatttgatgatgaaggcGAAGCCCATCCAGTTTATGAActtgaagatgaagaagaatttcaTAAGAGAGGTGATGCGGAGGTACAAAAGACAGAATTTTTAACTAAAGAATCTGCAGTAATGGCAGACATTGACAATATTGATAAGCAGGTggctaaagaaaaaaaacaagagaagaagagaaaaagactAGAAGCCATGAGAAGGGAAATGGAGGCTGctatggaagaagaaatttctggagatgaagaagaagggaAGACAGTAGCATATTTAGGAACAGGAAACTTGAGCGATGATATGAGCGACGGTGATATGCCTGACTCGGAAGGCcacttgaaaaagaaagctaGAACTGTTGACTATTCCCACGGCCACAATCCATCCAATTCAGTTGATGATGACATTATTGAAGTGGAAGAACCACAAACTTTGGAGGATTTGGAATCTTTGACAGCTAAATTAATCCAGGGTTAAACCCTCCTGCATAGTCTAACCTATAGTATTTAGAACTTGTATACATCTATTCTCTACACTAATATActtatttctttgttcaaaTCATCGGTAATATTacaataaaagaaaaatatgcaTATACTTTCGTGCATTGAAGGTGTCAAATGAAATCCCGCTTATAGTGAACAGGCTTCCAtcatatatacatatatatatatgtttatatatgtatatcATCACTTATGCTGCTCCAGGAGATGTAGGTATCTATTCTTTCTTAACGGATCCGCATCTATTAATTGGACCAAATATTGTTCCGAGCTTCTTTCCGTTAGagcttccttttcttccagaATATCTTCGAGAactaataaaattttcaagcaCCAAATATTTTGCTTCCCGGAAAATTCAATTTCgtcattatttattaacAGAATGTTTTCTCTCAAGTCTTTCAACATTTTAAGGTACTCTTGTTCGTCCAGAGTTTTACAAACAATGTCGTTTTTAATGAACCACTTGATATAAAACCATACGGATTGGTCTTCGGCGTCGGTAAACATAGCGTTGATGATATAAGATATTTCAGTCCGAATATACTCCTTTTGATTCCCAACCTCTCCTTTCTGAAACATTCTGCTTATGATCTGTACTCTTTGGTGCCATGCagaataatttgaaatgTTATTGTTAATCTTTATTGTTGTGTATTCAAACTCCTCCTTGTCAAGACTTTTATTAGTGATACTCTCTATGTTACCAACAACTATTCTGCGGTA
Coding sequences:
- the HCA4 gene encoding RNA-dependent ATPase HCA4 (DEAD box RNA helicase; component of the SSU; interacts with Bfr2p and Enp2p; high-copy number suppression of a U14 snoRNA processing mutant suggests an involvement in 18S rRNA synthesis), yielding MAKKNRLNTTQRKTLRQKEDEYIENLKTKIDEYDPKITKAKFFKDLPISDPTLKGLRESSFIKLTEIQADSIPVSLQGHDVLAAAKTGSGKTLAFLVPVIEKLYREKWTEFDGLGALIISPTRELAMQIYEVLTKIGSHTSFSAGLVIGGKDVKFELERISRINILIGTPGRILQHLDQAVGLNTSNLQMLVLDEADRCLDMGFKKTLDAIVSTLSPSRQTLLFSATQSQSVADLARLSLTDYKTVGTHDVMDGSVNKEASTPETLQQFYIEVPLADKLDILFSFIKSHLKCKMIVFLSSSKQVHFVYETFRKMQPGISLMHLHGRQKQRARTETLDKFNRAQQVCLFATDVVARGIDFPAVDWVVQVDCPEDVDTYIHRVGRCARYGKKGKSLIMLTPQEQEAFLKRLNARKIEPGKLNIKQSKKKSIKPQLQSLLFKDPELKYLGQKAFISYVRSIYVQKDKQVFKFDELPTEEFAYSLGLPGAPKIKMKGMKTIEQAKERKNAPRQLAFLSKANEDGEVIEDKSKQPRTKYDKMFERKNQTILSEHYLNITKAQAQEDEDDDFISVKRKDHEINEAELPALTLPTSRRAQKKALSKKASLASKGNASKLIFDDEGEAHPVYELEDEEEFHKRGDAEVQKTEFLTKESAVMADIDNIDKQVAKEKKQEKKRKRLEAMRREMEAAMEEEISGDEEEGKTVAYLGTGNLSDDMSDGDMPDSEGHLKKKARTVDYSHGHNPSNSVDDDIIEVEEPQTLEDLESLTAKLIQG
- the BET4 gene encoding Rab geranylgeranyltransferase BET4 (Alpha subunit of Type II geranylgeranyltransferase; required for vesicular transport between the endoplasmic reticulum and the Golgi; provides a membrane attachment moiety to Rab-like proteins Ypt1p and Sec4p) is translated as MHGIKRKQWTKELLRQKRVQDEKKIYDYRSLTENVLNMRDEKIYSIEALKKTSELLEKNPEFNAIWNYRRDIIASLASELEIPFWDKELVFVMMLLKDYPKVYWIWNHRLWVLKHYPTSSPKVWQTELAVVNKLLEQDARNYHGWHYRRIVVGNIESITNKSLDKEEFEYTTIKINNNISNYSAWHQRVQIISRMFQKGEVGNQKEYIRTEISYIINAMFTDAEDQSVWFYIKWFIKNDIVCKTLDEQEYLKMLKDLRENILLINNDEIEFSGKQNIWCLKILLVLEDILEEKEALTERSSEQYLVQLIDADPLRKNRYLHLLEQHK